In Bradyrhizobium sp. 1(2017), one DNA window encodes the following:
- a CDS encoding NADP-dependent oxidoreductase: MKAIVLVDQAAGTAGMTLVERPEPQPAINDVVVQVHASGFVGTELAWPSTWTDRLDRDRTPSIPGHELAGVVTALGYGTTGLSVGQRVFGLTDWHRDGTLAEYVAVEARNLAPLPGDVDFTVGASLPISGLTAWQGLFVHGHLQAGQSVLAHGAAGAVGSMVTQLAREAGAHVIGTGRAADRRKALDFGANEFVDLDNDSLEDVGGVDLVFDVIGGDIGRRSARLIRPRGALVSIVGPSEARPANGLAIDFVVESDRAQLGEIVQRVRDGRLQTNIGTISTLDDAVAAFNPTLRVSGKTIVRLRPLAYLNPPVHT; encoded by the coding sequence ATGAAGGCAATCGTCCTAGTGGACCAGGCCGCGGGAACGGCTGGTATGACTCTCGTGGAGCGGCCGGAGCCGCAGCCAGCGATAAACGATGTGGTCGTTCAAGTTCATGCGTCCGGATTTGTCGGGACAGAGCTGGCGTGGCCTTCGACCTGGACCGATCGCCTCGATCGCGACCGAACGCCGTCGATCCCCGGGCACGAGCTGGCTGGGGTCGTTACCGCTCTCGGCTATGGCACCACAGGGCTGTCGGTGGGACAGCGGGTGTTTGGCCTCACGGACTGGCATCGTGACGGCACCTTGGCGGAGTATGTCGCTGTCGAGGCGCGCAACCTTGCGCCGCTACCGGGAGACGTCGACTTCACAGTGGGCGCCAGTCTGCCGATCTCGGGCCTGACCGCGTGGCAGGGACTGTTCGTGCACGGCCACCTTCAAGCAGGGCAGAGCGTGCTTGCGCACGGCGCGGCCGGCGCAGTCGGGTCGATGGTGACCCAGCTCGCACGTGAGGCCGGGGCCCACGTCATCGGCACCGGAAGGGCCGCTGATCGTCGCAAAGCGCTCGACTTCGGCGCGAATGAGTTCGTCGACCTCGACAACGACTCGCTGGAAGACGTCGGGGGCGTCGACCTGGTATTCGATGTCATCGGCGGCGACATCGGGCGGCGGTCAGCGCGTCTGATTAGACCTCGAGGAGCACTGGTGTCCATCGTCGGGCCGTCCGAGGCGCGACCCGCCAACGGCTTGGCGATTGACTTCGTTGTTGAGTCCGATCGCGCCCAGCTGGGTGAGATCGTCCAGCGGGTGCGGGACGGACGACTGCAGACGAACATCGGTACCATCTCGACCCTCGACGACGCAGTGGCCGCTTTCAATCCGACTCTGCGCGTTAGCGGGAAGACGATCGTTCGCCTTCGCCCACTCGCATATCTCAATCCGCCCGTTCACACGTAG
- a CDS encoding OsmC family protein, with translation MTQRGNASKRREVFVASDPTTHGAMVGRVDASQFPIGGPDGNGHVSPGPNPYDLLGASLAACTAMTVRYHANQRKLPLDRVEVGVSFRHGAQGKRDSFERTLALEGELDVQQRAFLLEAANLCPVGEILGIGADIHTRTDTTGFERDASTQARYEDDLAQLPIPNITPD, from the coding sequence ATGACGCAACGAGGCAACGCATCCAAGCGCCGGGAAGTTTTCGTCGCGAGCGATCCGACGACTCACGGTGCAATGGTTGGTCGTGTCGACGCATCTCAATTTCCCATTGGCGGCCCGGATGGAAACGGCCACGTATCCCCCGGCCCAAACCCCTACGACCTTCTCGGCGCATCTCTCGCTGCATGCACTGCCATGACCGTCCGCTATCACGCCAATCAGCGAAAACTTCCGTTGGATCGGGTAGAAGTGGGCGTCAGTTTCCGCCACGGGGCCCAGGGCAAACGGGATTCTTTTGAACGCACTCTCGCACTGGAGGGTGAACTTGACGTGCAGCAACGCGCATTCTTGCTTGAGGCAGCGAACCTCTGCCCCGTTGGCGAAATTCTCGGCATTGGCGCGGATATTCACACACGCACGGACACCACTGGTTTCGAGCGCGACGCGAGCACCCAGGCCCGCTATGAGGATGATCTGGCTCAACTCCCGATCCCGAATATCACACCGGATTGA
- a CDS encoding efflux RND transporter periplasmic adaptor subunit, protein MLFALALAGCGEKAQSQAAAPLPPSVTVAQPVKRTVTDWDEFTGRFDAIEEVQVRARVGGFVNSVEFKDGAIVRAGDLLYIIDPRPFEAIVSQAQGQLDDARAKAELARRELDRGLNLVQTSAVSVQVVDQRRQALQAAHAAETQAEGALKAAQLNVEFTHVLAPITGRVSRHLVTPGNLVQGADSGATLLTSIVSLDPIYIYFDVDEATYLRNSKLWFEGRRPSSRDTANPVQVTLTGEMKPSHEGRMDFLDNRLDVSTATLRSRAIVPNKDLSVLPGQFGRVRLIGSLPYEALLIPDTAIATDQSRKIVFVVKEDNVVEARPVVLGPLDEGLRVIREGLKAEDHVIVDGLQRARIGAKVTPKMTQAPAGAKP, encoded by the coding sequence CTGCTGTTCGCGCTGGCGCTCGCTGGCTGCGGCGAGAAGGCGCAGTCGCAAGCGGCCGCGCCTCTGCCGCCGTCGGTGACAGTCGCGCAACCCGTCAAGCGTACGGTTACCGACTGGGACGAGTTCACGGGCCGTTTCGACGCGATCGAGGAGGTTCAAGTCCGCGCCCGTGTCGGCGGGTTCGTCAATAGCGTCGAATTCAAGGACGGTGCGATCGTTCGTGCCGGTGACCTGCTCTACATCATCGATCCGCGTCCGTTCGAGGCGATCGTATCGCAGGCCCAAGGCCAACTCGACGACGCACGGGCCAAGGCAGAGCTCGCCAGACGTGAACTCGACCGTGGGCTGAACCTGGTCCAGACCAGCGCAGTCTCGGTACAGGTCGTCGATCAGCGTCGTCAGGCCTTGCAGGCCGCTCATGCGGCCGAGACGCAGGCCGAGGGTGCGCTGAAGGCGGCGCAGCTTAACGTAGAATTCACTCACGTGCTGGCGCCGATCACTGGCCGCGTCAGCCGTCATCTGGTGACGCCGGGTAACCTCGTGCAGGGGGCCGACAGCGGTGCGACGCTGCTCACGTCGATCGTGTCGCTCGATCCGATCTACATTTACTTCGACGTGGACGAGGCGACCTATCTGCGCAACAGCAAGCTGTGGTTCGAAGGCAGGAGGCCAAGTTCGCGCGACACAGCAAACCCCGTGCAAGTGACGCTGACCGGCGAGATGAAGCCCTCACATGAGGGAAGAATGGACTTCCTCGACAATCGACTGGACGTCTCGACCGCGACATTGCGCAGCCGTGCGATCGTCCCGAACAAGGATCTCTCGGTCTTGCCGGGGCAATTTGGCCGCGTCAGGCTCATTGGCTCGTTGCCCTACGAGGCGCTGCTGATCCCGGATACGGCAATCGCCACCGATCAGTCACGCAAGATCGTCTTCGTGGTCAAGGAAGACAACGTTGTGGAGGCAAGACCGGTCGTGCTCGGGCCGCTCGATGAAGGGCTGCGCGTGATTCGCGAAGGCCTCAAGGCGGAAGATCACGTCATCGTCGATGGGCTGCAGCGTGCTCGCATCGGCGCCAAGGTGACACCGAAAATGACGCAGGCGCCAGCGGGTGCCAAACCATGA
- a CDS encoding efflux RND transporter permease subunit: MNLGRLSINQPILAMVLSIVLVIVGAIAYQTLPVSEYPQAVPPTVTVTTQYPGASAQTVSDTVAAPIEQEINGVEDMLYLYSQATSNGQLTITVTFKLGTDLDKAQVLVQNRVAIAQPRLPEEVQRNGVVTRKNSPDILMAVFVLSPDDSFDQLYISNYTLLQVRDQLLRLDGVGDIQMFGARDYSMRLWLDPDRIANVGLTSNEVLAAIRAQNLQITGGQLAEPPIADRALQPNLTFTGRLKDIGQFEDIVVKAGSDGRTMRLRDVARVELGALSYATSSRILRKSAVAMVVTQRPGSNALATARAISSTMAQLKESFPKGLDYNIGYNPTEFIAQSVHELIKTVYEAMLLVVIVVLVFLQGWRPAIIPIIAIPVSLVGTFAVMAVLGFSINNLTLFGLVLAVGIVVDDAIVVVENVERHLHHGLSRRDAAIRTMEEVGGALVSIALVLCAVFVPTAFLGGISGQFFQQFAVTIAVATAISCFCSLTLSPALASQILVPHEGRRPPARWNLVGRGWEVFTGLFNRVFDRLANSYAGVADFVIRHSVTMILIYVALIGSAGWLIVTTPQGFIPAQDRGYLIVSVQLPGAASLVRTAAVVREIERIALDTPGIIRVGAFSGFSGATRTQAGNAAALFPVFDEPEARQKKGLSADAITADLRKRLSAVQGAFIIVIPPPAVPGIGTGGGFAIRIQDRQGRGPELLAAATDELVGAARKSPNLTSVFSPFTANTPQLFVDIDRIKAQKLGVPIANITDTIETYFGSTYVNDFNLFGRTYHVTAQADLPFRKETSDLARLRTRNAAGDMVMLGSVVDFKDISGPDRVARYNLYSASEVQGEPAPGVSSATALSTIKELAAQTLPSGFSFEWTDLSYQQVTGGNAGLYVFPICVLFVYLVLAAQYGSWTLPFAVILIVPMCLFAATIGVRIMGQDVNILTQIGFVVLVGLAAKNAILIVEFARDIELEGRSRLDAVIEACRLRLRPILMTSFAFILGVLPLVVSTGSGSEMRQAVGVAVFFGMLGVTLFGLIFTPLFYVVVRNLAEGKNEGKPVQSDMATAAAAAK, from the coding sequence ATGAATCTCGGAAGGCTTTCCATCAACCAGCCCATTTTGGCGATGGTGCTGTCGATCGTGCTCGTGATTGTCGGCGCGATCGCCTACCAGACGCTGCCCGTCTCGGAATATCCGCAAGCGGTGCCGCCGACCGTTACCGTCACCACGCAATATCCCGGCGCGTCAGCGCAGACCGTGTCCGACACGGTGGCGGCCCCGATCGAGCAGGAGATCAATGGCGTTGAGGACATGCTGTATCTCTACAGCCAGGCGACCTCGAACGGCCAGCTCACCATCACCGTCACATTCAAGCTTGGCACCGATCTCGACAAGGCCCAGGTGCTGGTTCAGAACCGCGTCGCGATTGCGCAGCCGCGGCTACCCGAGGAGGTCCAGCGCAACGGCGTCGTAACCCGCAAGAACTCGCCCGACATCTTGATGGCCGTATTCGTGCTGTCGCCCGACGACTCGTTCGATCAGCTCTATATCTCCAACTATACGCTGTTGCAGGTGCGCGATCAGCTGTTGCGGCTCGACGGCGTTGGTGACATCCAGATGTTCGGCGCACGCGACTACTCGATGCGATTGTGGCTCGATCCCGATCGAATCGCCAATGTCGGTCTGACCTCGAACGAGGTGCTTGCGGCGATCCGCGCCCAGAACCTGCAGATCACCGGTGGACAGCTCGCGGAGCCGCCGATCGCCGATCGCGCGCTCCAGCCGAATCTTACCTTCACCGGGCGTCTCAAGGACATCGGTCAATTTGAGGACATCGTGGTGAAGGCGGGTTCCGACGGCCGTACCATGCGGCTGCGCGACGTCGCCCGCGTCGAGCTCGGCGCACTGTCCTACGCCACCAGCAGCCGCATATTGCGCAAGTCGGCCGTCGCAATGGTGGTGACACAACGGCCCGGGTCCAATGCGCTCGCCACGGCGAGGGCGATCTCCAGCACCATGGCGCAATTGAAGGAAAGTTTTCCGAAGGGGCTCGACTACAATATCGGCTACAATCCCACCGAATTCATCGCACAGTCCGTCCATGAACTGATCAAGACGGTCTACGAGGCGATGCTGCTCGTGGTCATCGTGGTGCTGGTGTTCTTGCAGGGATGGCGGCCCGCGATCATCCCCATTATCGCGATCCCGGTGTCGTTGGTCGGCACCTTCGCTGTGATGGCTGTGCTCGGGTTTTCCATCAACAATCTGACGCTGTTTGGTCTTGTGCTCGCGGTGGGCATCGTGGTCGACGACGCCATCGTGGTTGTCGAGAATGTCGAGAGACATCTCCATCACGGTCTGAGCCGGCGCGATGCCGCGATCAGGACCATGGAGGAAGTGGGCGGCGCTTTGGTCTCGATCGCACTCGTACTCTGTGCAGTGTTCGTTCCGACCGCCTTCTTGGGTGGCATCTCCGGACAGTTTTTCCAGCAGTTCGCCGTCACCATCGCGGTTGCGACCGCGATCTCCTGTTTCTGCTCGCTGACGTTGTCGCCGGCGCTGGCCTCGCAGATCCTGGTACCGCATGAGGGACGACGGCCGCCGGCGCGCTGGAATCTTGTGGGGCGCGGCTGGGAAGTCTTTACGGGCTTGTTCAATCGCGTGTTCGACCGGCTGGCCAACAGCTATGCTGGCGTGGCCGACTTCGTGATACGGCACTCTGTAACGATGATCCTGATCTACGTCGCGCTGATCGGTAGTGCGGGCTGGCTGATCGTGACGACGCCGCAGGGTTTCATTCCCGCACAGGATCGCGGCTATCTCATCGTCTCGGTGCAATTGCCAGGCGCCGCGTCGCTGGTGCGGACCGCTGCCGTGGTGCGCGAAATCGAGCGGATTGCGCTGGATACGCCGGGGATCATCCGTGTCGGTGCGTTCAGCGGCTTCTCCGGCGCGACGCGCACGCAGGCCGGCAACGCCGCGGCACTATTCCCGGTGTTCGACGAGCCGGAGGCGCGGCAGAAGAAGGGATTGTCCGCGGACGCAATCACGGCCGACCTGCGCAAGCGGCTGTCGGCGGTTCAGGGCGCCTTCATCATCGTCATCCCACCACCTGCGGTGCCTGGCATTGGCACCGGCGGCGGCTTTGCTATCCGCATCCAGGATCGACAAGGGCGTGGTCCCGAGCTGCTCGCGGCCGCGACCGATGAGCTCGTCGGCGCTGCGCGAAAGTCGCCGAATCTCACCTCCGTGTTCTCGCCCTTCACGGCGAATACGCCGCAGTTGTTCGTCGATATCGATCGGATCAAGGCGCAGAAGCTCGGCGTTCCCATCGCCAACATCACCGACACGATCGAGACCTACTTCGGCTCGACCTACGTCAACGACTTCAACCTGTTCGGCCGCACCTATCACGTCACGGCGCAGGCCGATCTTCCGTTCCGCAAGGAGACTTCCGACCTCGCGCGTCTGCGCACCCGGAATGCAGCCGGCGACATGGTGATGCTCGGAAGCGTCGTCGACTTTAAGGACATCTCGGGACCCGATCGTGTTGCGCGATACAATCTCTACTCGGCCTCCGAGGTGCAAGGTGAACCGGCGCCCGGCGTGAGCTCGGCGACAGCGCTCAGCACAATCAAGGAGCTCGCAGCCCAGACACTGCCAAGCGGCTTCTCGTTCGAATGGACCGATTTGTCCTATCAGCAGGTCACCGGGGGCAACGCCGGTCTCTACGTGTTTCCGATCTGCGTGCTGTTCGTCTATCTGGTGCTGGCCGCGCAATATGGCAGCTGGACGCTCCCCTTCGCGGTGATCCTGATCGTTCCGATGTGCCTGTTCGCGGCTACCATCGGCGTGCGGATCATGGGCCAGGATGTCAACATCCTGACCCAGATCGGCTTCGTCGTGCTGGTGGGCTTGGCTGCCAAGAACGCGATCCTGATCGTCGAGTTCGCGCGTGACATCGAGCTTGAGGGCAGGTCGCGGCTGGACGCCGTTATCGAGGCCTGTCGATTGCGCCTGCGGCCGATCCTGATGACTTCGTTCGCCTTCATCCTTGGAGTGCTTCCGCTGGTGGTGTCGACCGGCTCGGGCTCGGAGATGCGCCAGGCCGTCGGCGTTGCTGTGTTCTTCGGCATGCTGGGCGTCACTCTGTTCGGCTTGATTTTCACCCCGCTCTTCTATGTGGTCGTGCGCAACCTCGCGGAGGGCAAGAACGAAGGCAAACCGGTTCAATCTGACATGGCTACGGCTGCGGCTGCGGCGAAGTGA